From ANME-2 cluster archaeon:
CGATAAAGGTTCAGGAGCTATATCCACACTGGCCCATGCAGATGGTTTTATTGAAATAGAACCACTGGTTGAAATGCTTGCGGCGGGTGATGAGGTAGAGGTGATCCTGGTAGGAGATATAAAATCACCAGACGTTCTTTTTATCGGCAGCCACTGCCTGGGTTTCGAGGCTCTGATGCGACTGCTGCCATTCAGTGTGAGGATGATAAATACGGGCAGTACCGGAGGGCTGGTCGCAATCAGGGATGGTATAGCCGATATGGCAGGAGTGCATCTGCTCGACGATGCAGGTGAATATAACATTTCATTTATGAAACGTTTTGGGTTGAAAAATGCTGTGCTTATTAAGGGCTACTTGAGGGAGCAGGGACTTATCGTAAGACCAGATAGCTCCATCCAGGGATTGGAAGATATTTCAGCAGCCAGATTCATCAACCGTACGCCGGGTTCTGGTACCAGGGTTCTGACTGATATCAAACTTCGCGAACTGGCAAACGCACAGGGAAGAGGATTTGAAGAGTTGTGCGCCTCAATTGAGGGGTATGATACACAGGCCAGGACACATAGTGCAGTTGCAGCTGCCGTTAAACTGAAAAGAGCCGATGTGGGTATAGGTATCAGGTCAGTGGCTCAACTCAATGGCCTGAAGTTCATCCACCTCGCAAATGAAGAATATGATTTTGTGGTTAAAACGGATTTTATTAACAGTGAACTGGGAATGGTCTTTCTGGATATGCTCCATAGCAAAGAGCTTTCAAGCAGATTACCTGCGGGTATTAAAACGTATGAACGAACAGGAGAAATCGTAATATCAGGTCGTATGAACGATTCGATGAAACCGTAACTTGGTCGCGTGAACAAATGAATGAAAGTATAACGTCATGAATAGAACAAAACATATGCAATTATCCCGTAACCCAGTACCAGCATCATCAGGGATAGAATCCAGAAATAGTGGAGAATAAGAGCCCGGGTTTCAGGCTCACTCAACTTTATAATTACTCTCGCTTTTAGTTGCATCTGCACGATAGAATACCCGTATGATATATTAGAATATCTAGGATTTGATCCGCTTGAGCCTGAACGTGTTCTCCCGCTCCATCTCATCTAACCGCAAAATGATAAAGTTCCTTGCCTCGATAAGCTCAGGGATTACCTTGAACTCAAGAGCATTTACCCTGCGCTTGGTCTTCTCGATCTCATCCAGCAATTTCTTGATGGTGGTCTCGATCTCAGCAGCCAGGATAATCATCTCAACCAGTATCTCATAGGCATCAGCTGCTTCATCTATCCGGCTGCTGGTACCAATAATACCGTACCCTCTTTCGTTGAGTGCTTTTCTCACGCTACTGGACTCTATCTTTGGGACTACAACACCCATCACATTCTTGCTCTCAACTACCAGTTGAGGGGCGTCCTTGAACGAAAAAGCGGTAGACCTGACAGTCACAACACCTTCAACAGCCTTGGCGATATTGATCTTTTCTGTTGCGACATCGAAATCAGCATCAAGTTCCGCTCTTACCGACTTGGCCTTCTCAAGCACTTCAAAGAACTCAAGGATAAGACCGTCCCGCTTCATCTTGAGGATCTTGTGTCCACTCTCAGATAGCTTGATCTTCCTTTTCAGTTCTATGAGTTCTGAACGTGTGGGTTTAATGTCCTGTACAGCCAATGTATTGCCCTCCAAAAATCCACTTTATTTCTTGTGGGCGGGATGGTATTTTTCGATGAACTTGGTATCTACCCTGACCAGCATTGACTCCGGAAGTTCGGACAGCAGGTCCCATGCAATACTAAGAGTGGTCTCGATATCCCTGTCTTCATCCACACCCTGGCGGACGAACCTGTCTTCGAACATATCAGCAAATTCCAGCAATTTCTTATCCCTGTCTGATAGTGCATCCTTACCCACGATGGCCACCAGGCCACGCAGGTCTTTACCTTCAGCATAAGCTGCATACATCTGGTCAGATACTGCCTTGTGATCATCCCTGGTACGTCCTTCACCGATACCGCTGTTCATCAAACGGCTCAGAGATGGCAGCACATTGATAGGTGGATAAATGCCTTTCCTGTGCAGTTCTCTTGATATGACTATCTGGCCTTCGGTAATATAACCGCTAAGGTCAGGAATCGGATGGGTAATATCATCGCCTGGCATACTCAGGATACTGAACTGTGTCACAGATCCTTTCCTGCCCTTGACCACACCGGCCCGCTCGTACAGACTGGCCAGGTCGGTATACATATAACCTGGATAACCTCGTCGACCAGGTACTTCTTCCCTGGCTGCACCCATCTGTCGCAGTGCTTCGCAGTAATTAGTGATGTCGGTAAGAATGACCAGCACATGCATATCATGCTCGTATGCCAGGTATTCAGCAGCAGTAAGTGCCATTCTTGGTGTGATAAGCCGCTCCACAGCAGGGTCATTGGCAAGGTTTAAGAAAACCACTGCACGCTCGAGAGCACCGGTCCGCTCGAAATCCTGCATGAAATACTGGGCTTCCTCATTGGTAATACCCATAGCCGCAAACACCACTGCAAAATCCTCTTCGCTGCCAGGTACTTTAGCCTGTCTGGCTATCTGCAGTGCAATCTCGTTATGAGGCAAACCTGAACCTGAAAATATGGGGAGTTTCTGTCCTCGTACAAGAGTATTGGTACCATCAATAGTACTGATGCCTGTCTGAATGAAATCCTTCGGTGGCATCCGCGAGAACGGGTTAATGGCCGCACCATTAATATCAAGCCTGTCTTCCGGTATGATGCGGGGACCTCCGTCGAGCGGCTCACCTGAGCCTGATAATATTCTGCCCAGCATATCCTTGGACACTGGCAGTTTGATGGTCTCGCCTGTGAACCTGACCCCGGATTCCCTGTTCAGGCCGCCGGTACCTTCGAACACCTGTACCACAACTATATCGTGGGAGGTATCCAGTACCTGACCGCGTTTTGTAGAACCATCAGGCAGGGTGATGTTCACCAGTTCATTGTAACTTACAGGCTCGGTCTTCTCAAGGAATATGAGCGGGCCTGCAATCTCTGTGATCGTCTTATACTCTTTTGTCACTTTACTCAGCCCCCTCTGAAACACTTGAGGAATACGTATCACTCTTTAGCGAATCGAATTCCTTATCCATCTTATTTAATACCACCTTCAGCGCTCCATCAAAGTCATTATCGAACCTGACCTTTGAAAGTTCGTTCTTGGATTCAAGTTTAACTATATCATTGATCATCACGCCTGAATCCAATGCTGCATGGGCCTTATCTCCAAATTTCTGGATGGTATCCAGCAATTTATACTGCCTGTCCATAGGACAGAACGTATCAACTGGATGGAAAGCGTTCTGCTGCAGGAATACTTCCCTGATAAGTCTGGTAATTTCCAGTGTCAACTGCTGGTCTGGTGGAAGTGCATCCGAACCTACCAGCTGGACAATATCCTGGAGTTCTGATTCCTGCTGAAGCAGGTCCATTGCATTGTTCCTTAATTTTACCCAATCCGGGGATACATTCTCATTGTACCAATCAGTTAATCCTTTGGTATACAGGCTGTAACTGTTCAACCAGTTGATGGATGGGAAATGCCGTCTCTGGGCAAGTTTTGCATCCAGGGCCCAGAACACTTTCACAATACGCAGGGTATTCTGGGTAACAGGTTCTGAGAAATCTCCGCCTGGCGGGGATACTGCCCCAATGATGGTAATTGAACCACTGAGTCCGGCGAGGGACTCTACACGGCCAGCTCGTTCATAGAACTCACTGAGACGGGCTGAAAGATAGGCAGGATACCCTTCTTCACCTGGCATCTCTTCCAGTCTTGATGATATCTCTCTCATGGCTTCTGCCCATCTGCTGGTACTGTCAGCCATTAATGATACATCATAACCCATATCCCTGTAATATTCAGCAATAGTAATACCGGTATATACACTGGCTTCCCTGGCCGCCACAGGCATATTACTGGTATTGGCGATAAGTATGGTCCGCTCCATCAGCGGCCTGCCGGTCTTGGGGTCTTCCAGTTCAGGGAACTCGGTAAGTACATCTGCCATTTCGTTACCCCTTTCACCGCAACCGATGTATACCACTATCTCTGTATCACTCCATTTAGCAAGCTGCTGCTGGGTAACGGTCTTACCGCTGCCGAAAGGACCGGGTATGGCAGCCGTACCGCCTTTAGCTACAGGGAACAGGCCGTCCAGAATGCGCTGTCCTGTGATGAGCGGGACATTTGGGGGTAGTTTTTTATTGACCGGTCTTGGTCTGCGTACAGGCCATTTCTGCATCATCTGTATCTTTGTTCCGTCAGTAAGTGTACAAACAGTATCCAATACAGTAAATTTGCCGCTCTTTATCTCATCCACAGTACCTGATACATTTGGCGGGACCATAATACGGTGCTCTACATTAGGTGTTTCCTGTACAGTACCAATAACCACACCACCGGATACCTTATCACCGGCTTTTACAACGGATTTGAATTCCCAGAGTATCTCATGGTTCAAACCATCTGCTGTCACCCCACGTTCAATAAAATCACCCATCTTTTCCTTAAGGATAGGCAATGGGCGCTGAATACCGTCATATATACTTTTAATAAGTCCGGGACCGAGTTCAACTGACAGAGGCAGACCTGTATTTTCCACAGGTTCTCCAGGTCTTATACCAGCTGTTTCTTCATAGACCTGGACAATAGACCTGTCCTTCACTATTCCAATAACCTCTCCCATGAGTCCTGCATTCCCTACTTTAACAACATCATACATACTGGTATTGATGCCCTGGACGGTAACTACCGGTCCAGATATTCTATAAATTTCTCCTTTTGTTACCAAAGATCAACACCTACTGCTTGTTTAATTTTATCTCTTAAATTTGAACTCTTACCTGAACCACCAAGTGCAATAGTGGTGGGAGTGACCATTTCGTCCAGCATTTTCCTGAACTGTTCTGGCAAACTGGCCAGATCATCATTATGTATTACTAAAACACCGACTTCGCGTTCTTCAAGTACACTTTGCAATGTAGGTACAAGGTCATTGGTTCCTTTAGTCTCGTAAATCTTTTTTATACCTGCAAGCCTGAAACCCGTGGTAAATTCACTGTTCCCGATTACTGCTATTTCCATGATTACATCACCAGATGTTTTCTTATGATCTCATCAGGAAGTTTTACTTTCTTACCCCGTACAATGGTCCTAATATTGTTTATTTCATTGTTCTTCCTGAGCATATAATCATAGATAGGAAGAATGGAAAGCGGGTAATAATGTGAAATCCTGGTTGCATATCCCATTGCATATTTGTCAAGTACTGCTTCCACGTCCATAAGAGAGGTCATATCCTCACGTACCACTTCAGAAATGTCAGACCAGTAAGAGTAATCTTCAAGTCCTTTCAGAAAATCTGGCCATGAGAGAGATGAAAGTCTCTTCAGGTCTCCGTTCTTCAGTTCCATGCCGCCGGGAATTACAAGGTTCAATATCTCATCTTTTTCGAGACCGGCCTTCTTAGTCCTGAAAAGTGTTTTTAGATTCTTCAGGTCAATCTCGGTCTTGATATATTTAAGACTCAGTTTTTCGCCTTTTGAGTTGCCGATGGACGCTAATAATCTTGAATAATATATCTTGTCAAGTTCATTCTCAATGGCCGATAGTTCACCGCCATCATAATTGGCGATTGCTGCATAATAAGGTGAATTTGCCAGAGCGATCTTAATGTCCTCTATTGATTCCATATTAGCAATGGAAGTAAGCTGGCGATAACCCAATTGCCCTGCCGCTACCACAGCATCCAGTATTTCCTGGGCCGGAGCCCCATAATATTTCCCTCTCAAAATAGTCTTGATATTCCAGATATCCCAGTGTCTCAAATATTCAGTGATCAGGTAATTTGGCTCATCCTGAGAAATACGTATTAATTTTCGGTATGTCCTTGCAAGGTTCTGATTCAGGGCATGCTCCAGCAAATCCAGGCCATGATATTTTTGTGCAAGTTCATCCACATCCTGTTTGTATTCAGACTCCCCTATTAAACGGGTTATTTCGGGAATGTCCATGTTCATCAGTTTGGGATAAACCTCTCTGGCTATCAGTTTGCTTTTCATGGCCCGTACCCTTGCCGTGATGTACGGATATTTTTTACTGCCCCTTTTTATCAAGAATGCCATTAAGACCTCACCCAAAGAGTATATCAGAAATCTGTTTTAAAGACTGCTCAGATACATCTTCCAGGATTCTATCGTAAGTATAATCCATACGTACCGTACTGTCATCATTTTCTATGATCAGTCCGCCGATACAGTCAATCCCACCTATATAGATAAGGTCGGTCATTTCCCTGATAAGCCTGGCATCTTTCTCATTGGAATAGACCCTGGTTCCACTGCTGCCTTGTTTATCGAGAATTCTTTTTAACAGCTCGACATTCTTTTCAGCGGGTATTGAAGAGATGGCATCCTTTGCGGATTGATAAACGCTATCCAGGATTTCTTTTTTTGCATTCAAGGCAGCCCTTTTCATTTCAAGATGGGCACTGGATATTTCCTGTTTACGCATCCTCTCAATATAAGCATCAACCTCAGCCTGACGGGTTTGTATTATCTCATCAGCCCGGGAGCGTGCCTCACGTATCAAGGTAGCAGCTTCTTCTTCAGCTTGTGCATTTATGGCTGCAGCTTTGGTTCTGGCTTGCTCCAGAATATCATTCACAACGTCTTCAAGTCCCATATTCTATCTCCCGATAACGGGTTGAATATTTACAGGAATAACAGCAATATGGCAACGACAAGACCAAAGATGACGATGGTTTCCGGGATAACGGTCAGGATAAGACCTTTACCGAATAGTTCCTCACGTTCTGCCATTGCACCTACTGCTGCAGCGCCGATATCCTTTTCTGCAAGGGCCGATGCAATACCGGATAATCCTACTGCCAGACCTGCGCCGATAGCAATAATTCCTCTCTGGTTTGCAAGTATCTGTTCAACTGATGCTTCTGCCAAATTTATATCTACCATTTATTTTTCCTCCGTGTATTTTCGAGTATATCCGAATGGATTAAATTTACGACCACCGCCATGGTAGAATTTTGTAAAGAATTCTACATACTGCAACCTCAAGGCATGCAGTCCGGGCGCAACTACGCCCAATACGGTGTTCACTGTGTGCCCAACTATGAGCACTAAGATTCCCAATAGGATGAATAATCCGCCCTGGGGAAAGAGCATCCCTGTCACAATTTCATTGACCGCAAAGGCAATACCTACCGAAGATAAGCCCACAGCCGCAAGCCTTGTGTATGAAAGGGTATTACTTACTATTGACGGGAGTTCCAGGATTCCGGCTCCACCTTCACCTGCAATCAACATTACTACTCCAATCACTGCAACTATTGCGCCGAGAGTATTACCGATTACCGGTATGTATCCCAGAGCAGACAGAATGATGATCGCAATCCCGAATTGCAGGACAATCCAGCTTAACTTTGCCAGTACAGCTTTCACAATACCATGTGAAATTGCTTCGTTCCTGAATCCTAGAATGAATCCTAAATTCAGGTGCAACGTACCGATTAATGCAGTTGCTAGCAGGATTATTGGTATATCTTCCTTTCCAAGCCTTTCAATTATTGGCAGGGCATGGAAATTATAGAATATCTCACCCATCGCACTATGTTCACCAAACAGTTCCGTAACGATGCTGTGATGGCCGAACAGGTGAAAACCAAATATCTCAGCAAACAATATACCAAATATCAGTGTTGAGATACTGCAGTATATTAATAGTGTCGCCAGAGGTTTCAATCCTTCCGATTTTATCTTAGCTTTACCGATCAGGCCCAGAGTCAGGAGCACAAAACCGTACCCGATATCTCCAAGCATGATACCATAAAACAGTGGGAAGGTAATGAAAATGATAGCAGATGGGTCAATTTCGTTGTAAACTGGTCTGGAATAGAGGTCCATTATTGTTTCAAGCGGCTTGACTGATTTAGGATTATCATATTCAACAGGAATAGTTTCTACTTTTATTTTTTCTTTATTTATATCCAGTTCAGTGAAATATACCAGATGATTGAACCGTTCTTCAATGACCTTTGATGCATGTTCGAACTGGTCATCAGGTATCCAGCAATCGATTATAAATGTACTCTCAGACGTAGCGAACCGCAAAGGTGCCTCAGCTTTTTGGGTTGTTATTGAGAGTATTTCATCTGAAGCCAGAACGAAGTCAGAATACCTGCTCTGCAAACCAATTATTCCTTCTTCGATTGATTTGAGTTCAGCCTGAATATCATCTCTTCGGTTATTGAATCCAGCCAATAATTTCCCTGGGTTGCCAGTCAGTTCCGAAATATGATGCTCAGCAAAATGATACTTATCAAGTATCTCAGCAATGGTATTAATATGTTCAACCGGTACAAACAAAATCATAAACTGAGCTTTATTATACAAAGCGAATGATATGTCACATTTTGTAGTAACACCTTTTAGCTCTTTTTCAATATCAGTCTGGTTGCCCTGGATATATCCTGCACGAACTGATAATGAACGATAACCAAGGTACATTTCCACACTCAAGGGGAATAATGACAATGGAAGTAAATCCTTAATGTTTGTTTCAATGCTTTTACTTTCGTTTTCCAATACAATCCGCTTATCCAGCAACGCAGAAACAGCAGAATCTAATTCATCAAGATTGGCATCAAAATGAGTCAATACAGATTCCTCATTCAACAAATTATCTGAATATTTCGGCTTGATACCCAAAAAATTAGATAACGATCTCAGTTTGATAAGCTTGTTTGAGGCAGCTGATGCTACTTCAGCAGGTTTACCTATTGAAAACATATCATTTTCTTCTGTGAAATCCTCAATGTGGACACAATTCAAATCATGGAGTATTTCTACTACCTGGTCCAGAAGATTCTTATGACCTACTAAAATTGCCCTTGAGAGCTTTTTAGCCTTAAGCATGTACTGCCCTCTCAAACTGCTCCATCAGGTTTTCTGTAGCTTTAGGCAGATTCTTTTTTGCCTTTGACTTGATCGATTCAGCTATGTCAAATCCTTCTTTTAAAAGTTTTTCTTTATCAGATACTATACCGGTCTTTGCCTGTGCAATTTTCTTTTCACCGATCATTTGTGAATCCTTCTGTGCATTTTCGATCAATACACGTGATTGATTCTTAGCATCCTGTATCCTTTTGGTTTTTAATTCATTGGCCTGTGAAATTATTGATTCTGAATCTTCTTCTGCTTTCTTTATTTGAGATAGAATTTCGGCCTTTGTCATATTTGTTCCACCATATTGATAATTCGCACAATATTTCATGATATAATGATATTTATCAAAATCACCCTTTTTTTGGTAACCACAATCATGCTTTTTTACAGATGATAGCATTGAAATCATAATCAATAAGCATTTTTGATTGTCTATATTACCTTTTTTAGTGTCTGAATTTCAACTCTATCATTTAACATATAGTAGATAAACAATTCGGTTTTGTAAGAGCTTTTCAGCAGCATCAGGACAAATTGTAATAAATATACGTTATTATTTTGGCTGACCACGAATAATTTCATCTACTAAGGTACTGGCAATTTCACCACAATTGGTATGTTCGGGTCCATTTAACAAATGTATTTTCAAAGTCATGATTCCCTGCATGAGTTCACACCTGACAAGGAACGTATCCTCATTAAATGCAACTCTTCTGTAATCCGTATCAAGACGTGAATAGAGGATTTTTATCTTGAAATCCAACGTACCATTATCTTCAATATCCTCAAGTACAGAATCCAGATTTGCAGGACACAGAGGTTTAAAATCCACATTTGACTCAGCAATCTCCACAATAATGTCCCGTTTTACCTGCAAAGTATGGTCCGACTTACCCTTCAAGGCAATTGAACCTGACTTATTGTTCATCCCGGCCAGTATTTTCACAATATATGGCAGATTACCCAAAAAACGGTAATTCTGTGTAAATTCTACCTCATCTACCGGAAAACGATGATACTTTCGCTTTCTCATTTCCAAACGATCTCACCTAACTCAAATAATTAACAACTAAAAACCAAGTACGTTGCACGATAAAATAAACTCTTCGAAAAAATGTGCCGATAATTAAATATATAGTAAGATTACAATGTATAATTAAATATACAAAAGCATGCAAAAATTTTAGTAAGGTTTGATCGTTACATGAGAGATAGAATCGAGTGGGAATTAAAAGGACTGAAAGAGGGGGGTATAGTTCTAGCATTGACAAGTGCTAAAAATTATAACGAAGCAAATATTGATTTTATCAAATACTTAGTATATACAAAAAACGAGCCTGGAGTATATCTCACCTTCAATAAACCCTATGCAACTATGAAACAGATATTGGAAGATGAAAATATCGACCCCAGGATGATCATTTTCATTGATGCCATAACCCTGCCCAGTGGGGGAAAGACAGATGATTCTGACCGATGCCTGTATCTAAGCGACCTTCGGAATTTATCAGACCTGGCAGTTATAATAGATGAAGCAGTAGAGGCCATTCCTTATAAAAATAAATTCCTTTTCCTTGATTCCCTTTCAACGCTGCTGCTCTACAATAATACCGGAAGTGCAGCCAAATTCGTTCATTTCCTCACCGGTAAACTCAGAGCATGGAAACTTGATGCGATATTGCTATCCCTTGAATTGGAAAGTGATGCTGAATTCCTGGCACAGTTGACACTCTTTTGTGATAAAAAGATTAATCTCAGTGAGCTTCAATCAACATGATAGACAGGATACTTTTGTTAATACCGATTTTTGCTACTATTGCCTTTGGGACTATGACATTAGTTATGGGTTTTTTGTCTCTCCGGAAACTTACTGATGGACGTATAAAAATGTACGGAACAGTAATTTGGTATGCCTTGATATTTTTCTCAATTGGCGGTGGAATTCATATTGTCCAGGAACTATTTAACTACGAATCCATA
This genomic window contains:
- a CDS encoding V-type ATP synthase subunit F, with translation MEIAVIGNSEFTTGFRLAGIKKIYETKGTNDLVPTLQSVLEEREVGVLVIHNDDLASLPEQFRKMLDEMVTPTTIALGGSGKSSNLRDKIKQAVGVDLW
- a CDS encoding V-type ATP synthase subunit K, with the translated sequence MVDINLAEASVEQILANQRGIIAIGAGLAVGLSGIASALAEKDIGAAAVGAMAEREELFGKGLILTVIPETIVIFGLVVAILLLFL
- a CDS encoding V-type ATP synthase subunit D; amino-acid sequence: MAVQDIKPTRSELIELKRKIKLSESGHKILKMKRDGLILEFFEVLEKAKSVRAELDADFDVATEKINIAKAVEGVVTVRSTAFSFKDAPQLVVESKNVMGVVVPKIESSSVRKALNERGYGIIGTSSRIDEAADAYEILVEMIILAAEIETTIKKLLDEIEKTKRRVNALEFKVIPELIEARNFIILRLDEMERENTFRLKRIKS
- a CDS encoding ATP synthase subunit A, with product MVTKGEIYRISGPVVTVQGINTSMYDVVKVGNAGLMGEVIGIVKDRSIVQVYEETAGIRPGEPVENTGLPLSVELGPGLIKSIYDGIQRPLPILKEKMGDFIERGVTADGLNHEILWEFKSVVKAGDKVSGGVVIGTVQETPNVEHRIMVPPNVSGTVDEIKSGKFTVLDTVCTLTDGTKIQMMQKWPVRRPRPVNKKLPPNVPLITGQRILDGLFPVAKGGTAAIPGPFGSGKTVTQQQLAKWSDTEIVVYIGCGERGNEMADVLTEFPELEDPKTGRPLMERTILIANTSNMPVAAREASVYTGITIAEYYRDMGYDVSLMADSTSRWAEAMREISSRLEEMPGEEGYPAYLSARLSEFYERAGRVESLAGLSGSITIIGAVSPPGGDFSEPVTQNTLRIVKVFWALDAKLAQRRHFPSINWLNSYSLYTKGLTDWYNENVSPDWVKLRNNAMDLLQQESELQDIVQLVGSDALPPDQQLTLEITRLIREVFLQQNAFHPVDTFCPMDRQYKLLDTIQKFGDKAHAALDSGVMINDIVKLESKNELSKVRFDNDFDGALKVVLNKMDKEFDSLKSDTYSSSVSEGAE
- a CDS encoding V-type ATP synthase subunit E, whose amino-acid sequence is MGLEDVVNDILEQARTKAAAINAQAEEEAATLIREARSRADEIIQTRQAEVDAYIERMRKQEISSAHLEMKRAALNAKKEILDSVYQSAKDAISSIPAEKNVELLKRILDKQGSSGTRVYSNEKDARLIREMTDLIYIGGIDCIGGLIIENDDSTVRMDYTYDRILEDVSEQSLKQISDILFG
- a CDS encoding V-type ATP synthase subunit C, which produces MAFLIKRGSKKYPYITARVRAMKSKLIAREVYPKLMNMDIPEITRLIGESEYKQDVDELAQKYHGLDLLEHALNQNLARTYRKLIRISQDEPNYLITEYLRHWDIWNIKTILRGKYYGAPAQEILDAVVAAGQLGYRQLTSIANMESIEDIKIALANSPYYAAIANYDGGELSAIENELDKIYYSRLLASIGNSKGEKLSLKYIKTEIDLKNLKTLFRTKKAGLEKDEILNLVIPGGMELKNGDLKRLSSLSWPDFLKGLEDYSYWSDISEVVREDMTSLMDVEAVLDKYAMGYATRISHYYPLSILPIYDYMLRKNNEINNIRTIVRGKKVKLPDEIIRKHLVM
- a CDS encoding V-type ATP synthase subunit I: MLKAKKLSRAILVGHKNLLDQVVEILHDLNCVHIEDFTEENDMFSIGKPAEVASAASNKLIKLRSLSNFLGIKPKYSDNLLNEESVLTHFDANLDELDSAVSALLDKRIVLENESKSIETNIKDLLPLSLFPLSVEMYLGYRSLSVRAGYIQGNQTDIEKELKGVTTKCDISFALYNKAQFMILFVPVEHINTIAEILDKYHFAEHHISELTGNPGKLLAGFNNRRDDIQAELKSIEEGIIGLQSRYSDFVLASDEILSITTQKAEAPLRFATSESTFIIDCWIPDDQFEHASKVIEERFNHLVYFTELDINKEKIKVETIPVEYDNPKSVKPLETIMDLYSRPVYNEIDPSAIIFITFPLFYGIMLGDIGYGFVLLTLGLIGKAKIKSEGLKPLATLLIYCSISTLIFGILFAEIFGFHLFGHHSIVTELFGEHSAMGEIFYNFHALPIIERLGKEDIPIILLATALIGTLHLNLGFILGFRNEAISHGIVKAVLAKLSWIVLQFGIAIIILSALGYIPVIGNTLGAIVAVIGVVMLIAGEGGAGILELPSIVSNTLSYTRLAAVGLSSVGIAFAVNEIVTGMLFPQGGLFILLGILVLIVGHTVNTVLGVVAPGLHALRLQYVEFFTKFYHGGGRKFNPFGYTRKYTEEK
- a CDS encoding ATP synthase subunit B yields the protein MTKEYKTITEIAGPLIFLEKTEPVSYNELVNITLPDGSTKRGQVLDTSHDIVVVQVFEGTGGLNRESGVRFTGETIKLPVSKDMLGRILSGSGEPLDGGPRIIPEDRLDINGAAINPFSRMPPKDFIQTGISTIDGTNTLVRGQKLPIFSGSGLPHNEIALQIARQAKVPGSEEDFAVVFAAMGITNEEAQYFMQDFERTGALERAVVFLNLANDPAVERLITPRMALTAAEYLAYEHDMHVLVILTDITNYCEALRQMGAAREEVPGRRGYPGYMYTDLASLYERAGVVKGRKGSVTQFSILSMPGDDITHPIPDLSGYITEGQIVISRELHRKGIYPPINVLPSLSRLMNSGIGEGRTRDDHKAVSDQMYAAYAEGKDLRGLVAIVGKDALSDRDKKLLEFADMFEDRFVRQGVDEDRDIETTLSIAWDLLSELPESMLVRVDTKFIEKYHPAHKK
- the ahaH gene encoding ATP synthase archaeal subunit H codes for the protein MTKAEILSQIKKAEEDSESIISQANELKTKRIQDAKNQSRVLIENAQKDSQMIGEKKIAQAKTGIVSDKEKLLKEGFDIAESIKSKAKKNLPKATENLMEQFERAVHA